The genomic segment GGCTGGCCGTGCCCGCCGGGCTCCGGTTCGTCGCCGTAGCGGTGGGGGACGGGTTCGTGTGCGGCATCGTGGAGGGCCCGCCGGCGTCGATTCGCTGCTTTGGCGACAACCCTGCGGAAGAGGCCGTGGCTGGCGCGCCGCGGGGCGGGAGCTACGACGTGGTCGCGGCGTGCAGGCGGCGCGCGTGCGCGCTGTCCATGGCGGGGGGGCTCTCGTGCTGGGGCCACGATGCGCCGGCGCTCGGCGCGGATGCGGCTACCGGGTACGCGGCGCTGGCATTAGGGGAGGGCGGCGTCTGCGGGCTGCGCACCAACGGCACCATCCGCTGCTTCGGCGACGGCGTGGCCGCGCCACCGGGCAGCCTGGCTGGCGCCCAGTACATCAGCGTGCAGGCGCATGGCGCGGCCTTCTGTGGCGTCCTCATGGCGAACTACTCCCTCGTGTGCTGGGGCGGCCGCGAGTTCACCGCCACTAACCGCCTCGTGTTCGGCCGCGTCATGCCGGGCCCGTGCGTGCCTATGTCCTCGTGCCAATGCGGCGTCTTGCCGGGCTCGGCCAACCTCTGCGCCACTGGCTTGTGCATCTGCATGGACTGCGCGTTCGAGCGCAACGTCGCCGCGCCCAATGCATCGCTCGTCCCCGGAAAGAGCGGCAGGAGTAGGAGGACCATGTGGATTGCCATCGGGGCAGCGGTTGGTTTCCTCGTGTTATTGGTGGCATTGCAGATCGCGCTGCTGCTGTGGTGTCGCCGCCGCAAGAATGGCAAGGGTGACGCCGCCGGAGTGCAGCAGCCGCTGATGCCGCTACGGCTTGGGTCCAGCAAGGGGCCAGGCAGCGTGGTGGAGCACTTCACACTGGAAGCGCTCCACGCGGCGACGGACGGGTTCTCCGACGACCGTCGGATCGGGTCCGGGAGCTTCGGGTCGGTGTACCGCGGCACGCTCCCCTCCGGGCGCGAGGTAGCGATTAAGCGCGCCGAGGACGCGGCCAAGCCGTCGAGCTCGGCGCCGCGGCCGGAGCGGCGCCGCGACCGCGAGACGGCGTTCAACTCGGAGCTGACCGCGCTCGCGCGCGCCAACCACAAGAACATCGTCTGCTTGCTGGGCTGCTGCGCGGACTCCGGCGAGCGCGTACTCGTGTACGAGTTCATGGCGAACGGCACCCTTCACGACCAGCTCCACAGCCGCAGTCCCCTGGCCCCGCCGGTGGCCTCGTGGTGCGGCCGCCTCACCATCGCGCTCGGCGCCGCGCGAGGCATCGAGTACATGCACGTCTACGCCGTGCCGCCCATCATGCACCTCGACGTCAAGTCGGCCAACATCCTCCTCGACGACTCGTGGACGGCCAAGATCGCTGACTTCGGTCTGTCCTCTGTTCTGGACGCCGACGCCGGCGCGTGCGGCGACAATGGCAGCCCGCCGGAGCCGCTCTACACCGGCGGCACGGTGGGGTACATGGACCCGGAGTACTACCGTCTCCAGCACCTGACGGACAAGagcgacgtgtacagcttcggcgtGGTGCTCCTGGAGCTCATGTCCGGGTGCCGCGTCGTGCAGCGGTACGCCGAGAGCGTGACGCCCAAGAACGTGGTGGAGTTCGCGGTCCCGCTCATCCTCGCCGACGACGTCGCGCGCGTGCTCGACCCGCGCCTCCCGACCCCAACGCCCGACGAGGCCGAGGCGCTGGCCTACGTCGGCTACCTCGCCGCCGATTGCGTGGGCCCCGTGGGGTGCGATCGCCCGTCCATGACCGAGGTCGTGGACGCCCTGGAGCGCGCGCTCGCCGCCTGCGGGGTGGCCCCGCTCTCACGCGTCGGCACCGCGCGCCGCACGCTCTCCCGCTCCGGCACCGACCAGTTCGACCTCACTGACACTGACTAGCACCGCGCGTTTACCACGCCCTCCCCTTACCGGCAGCCATCGCCATTACCACCCGCTGGCTGATGTAGGTTGGGGATGCGCATTGCGTCAGCGGCCACTTGCGCAGTGCGATTGTGCGAGCTGCAAACTGCCGCACGCGAGTCGCCATTGGGGACACACCAAAATACCATGTCTCCTGGGCCATGGAGAAAAGGCAATCAAGAACCAAAGCGATGAAGACATCACGGATGCTGCTGCGCACTGCTGCAAAATCATCAACGGTTTCTTGGTGAGATATAGTCTTCGATTGACTCGGTAACAACCCCCACAGCGACACGGCACCGGACCATCGTGCAGGTGGAACGAATCGAAAAGACCCGGCACGGAAATGATCATTCTTTATCCGTTTCTCCTTTCTTGCTGTATTTTTGTCTCTTTTCCTTTGGCATTTCCTCTTTGGGCGGTTTCCGAGGCCGCCTGGATTTTTTAACGATGTGCATAGATAGATCAGTGACAAAGATTTGAGAAAAAGAAATGCAAAATCTTTGTGTATTCTTTGACGATTCTTCTTTCCGTTGCAATAGGAACTGTGCGAGCTGTAAAAATTGAGAGCTCTGTAACATGTAAATTGCTGGCAAACGATGCAAAGAAGTTACATGTGAACCGATCATTACATCCTTGAAAGGGCTTACTGATGTCAATCACGTTCACAAATTCGATAGACCCTTCAAAACTGTCTGAGGCTAGTAATCGCGGTAACTATATAgtaatttgataaaattcaggAATCGGTCGGATTTTgtcaattttttgaattttgaatttgggTTCGATCAGTAACCGCTTGACTTCTAAATGCGGTGCGAACCGAATTGATCGGTAACTATGATAACCGAGTGGTTACCGTCATATTTTCAAACCCTGATGTCAATATGTTTGTTATGTGTGATGCCGAGGTCAAAAAGATAACTTTTTTGCAGTGCTTGCTCAACTTTCCTATTGTCCAGATTCTTTCCCTTAGGTGGCAGATCTGAGGTTGTTAAGCTCCTCGTCAGCTCACTGCTCGGTTCAGGATTCAGGAATGAGGGGAGTACCGCGTCCAGCGCCTTTCGGCCAGGCACATGAACTGTTGTTCCTTTTTGGGACATGGCATCATGGGGGGTAGAGGGTAGGAGCTAGCACtggcttccaattcaaaacCGGATGGTCATAAAAAAAGAGTGAATTGTACAAAATATCAAGTTTTGAAGCCATATCATCATATTATACCAGGTTTAAGTCTTTATTGCACCTTGCACCAAGTTTTAGCCCACCAATTCTCATTTTGCACTACCTTTTAGTACTGGACAGGATGGAGTGACCTTGGGCCCACATGTCAACCACACAGACGGTTTGacattttgagagaaaaaaagttgaaaaatcaTAAGATCAAATGAGGCACTTGAACATCCGAACAATTTGATATAATGATGAGGGTCTTAAGTTCCATTACAAAATGTGAAACAAAGTTATGCTATATGATTATCTCGGTTCACATTTTTTATCAAATGTCTCATTTGATGTATGGTCTGtcaacctttttttttatctcaaaatGTATGTCTATGTTGCTGCTATCTTTCATGTCAATGGTCCAGATCTCCCTACCATGTCAACTGCATTGGTGGTAACCCGTGTGCCACACTCAAATGTTTGTGTGGCTGACATGTGAGCCTAAGACCACTTCATCTTGTCCCGTGCTAAAAGGTAGTGCAAAGTGAGAATTCGTGGGCTAAAACTTAGTGTAGGGTGCAATAAAGACTTAAACTGGGTGCAAAGTGACAATATGGCTCTAAAACATGGTGTTTTGTACAATTTACTTCAAAAACAGAACAGAAGatatatttttctcttcttttatgGACATGCAATAGCTAGGAATCCAGATTTCGTGCACAGAGCGGATGTATGGTTATTGTAAAAGAATGGAACATTTTCCCCATGCCAAGGTTCGCATTTAGAAACCAAGACTTCGATAATCTCATGATTCTCATCCGTCCATCTCTTGTCCATTCTTACATTCTACCTCATAAATTATTGgatctgttaaaaaaaaaaccgtcTCACATTTTCAAATTAACCAGTCAACTACCCGCAAATCGTAAGTGCTATCAAATAGGAATACCTCCTAATCCAGATTTGGACATTGATCAACTAATGTGCTGCATGCGTGGCCTCCAGACTCCATATTGCATACTTTGAAATTTGCCGAAAACCTAAATGTTGGGTGTGAAACAATTTGTTGTCAATATCTCAATCTAGTGGAATAATTACTGGCCCatttgaaatgataaaaaaggaATAAATTAGTAGAATTATAATTTGTGGGAAATCTTTTGATGTCCCTATTTGGAAGAGCGAAACACatctaaaaattctaacaaATTCCTACAAAAACATTTAGCCTGTAAGAAATTCGGGGAAGTTTGACATGAGATTAGAGACCTGGTGAAACTTTTCCTTGGTGTTTAGTGGCTCTCCAAATGTTTATAACTTGTTCTGTGAATCAGACAAACGGCGCAATATGCCGATTTCTGCACCCAAGAATTCATGAGAATTGGGCTTGGAAAAAACCACCTATGATTCTAGTGTATTTTCAATTcatatgacttttttttttatttcaagcTCCAAACGACGTCTCTttttaaataaagaaataataaAGATTATTTTAGCCTCTACGTCAGATGATGCATATAGCAGCCAATTATTACAAAGTTACCAATGAGACCTGACACACCGGATGTGGAGTAAAAAGAAACTCCAAACGATCCTACAATTATGTTGGGAACAACCAGGGAAAAAGATTCGTCCACGACATGTAGAATCATTGTTCTCTAGGTATTCCTACCCTAATCCTTAGCCTATGTTTTCGACTTCCTAGGTCCCCAGCCGTGGCTCCTAGGTAAATCCTAATCCTACAATCAAAGTACAAAAGGTACGTGCTCATGCTCTCAGAATCACTGTTTTCAAGGTGTAATCCTACTCAATAACAACACAATAATCCTTGGATCGCACTCGGTAGTTTTATAACAAAATGTAGCTGCAGCTACGGtcaagggtctgtttggttaaCAAGCCAAATCAAACAATCTAGCGCCGTGAATTGATTTTTGAAAAGTTGAAAAACTAGTTTTCgaggaaataaactaaaaactaagAAATTGGTtgagatgagttttttttaacttttgatATActaagaagttaaaaatttcttgcaaaagcTAATAGCAAAATGTCAGAAgccataagaaaaaaaaaaccaaaaacatcAGCCTAACCAAACATACCTAATATCGAACACTAGGCATGTCTTTTGATAGGGTGTGTTCCAGAAGGACAGTTTGATAATCAAGTGCCTTGCTCCTGCTCTAAATAATCAATCTTAGATCTCAAATATAAATTAATTTAGATCTATCCTAAGTCAAACTTTTAACTTTGACCAATTATAAATAATAATCATATAGATCGATAATATGAAGTTGATTAcactagattcatcatgaaaaatatatttataatatatacatcttttatttaaaataatatattagtcAGTGTCATATTATAAACCATGTCAATGTCCAAATAGACTAATATTTGGGATCGGATGGAGTATCTGTTGGTGGAAGAAAATCTCTTTCACGAACAAGTACGACGCGAGCACACTCACACGActgactcaagcttgaagaagaaATAGAGATAAAAGAACACCTTTGTATTGATCGTTAAAAGATTTTGTCCCCTTGGTCTGGTGGTCAAggatctatatttatagtgccattcgAGGTGTAAACGTACAAACATGCCCCTACAGATATGAGAGTACAAGTTACTGCCATACTGCAGGGACCCAGGACCAGTCTAACTTACACAGCCCGAGTCCtggtaaaaatatatttacccctacctagaagatattatctattatggtAAATACAGTGGTACAAATAACTGTAAGGGTGCGATGCTGAACCGGTCGTTAATTGCAGCACGACGATGCACTGTCccgggtgtcaggatagcctccacttGTACTAGCATTAACTACCGGTCACTTCATGTCAGATGACAGCAGGGGGTGTCATTTCTTTACTAATATTTTCTTCAGAGGCTAGCTGCCTCCCCCTCCTGGAGAAGGAAAGGCCTGACGAGCCCTTATGGCCTTCAGGGGTTGTAGTCTCTGTGAGGAGCCCAGAGCCTTAGGGATTCGGAGCAGTGCTAGATGGTGACTCCTTGGTAATGTCTGTGGGTTGGGGCATTTctcccaatagtaccccctcatctgTTGGCCCTAAGGTTCGGAGGGGTGAGCATATGTTAGAAGGAATTAGCTCCATCCTAGCCTTACAGTCAAGATCTCCTAAACAACCCTTCACCATCGGGAAGTCTCTCCGTAGTGACCATAAGTGATGGTGGCGAGGCTCTGACGGAGACAATGTTGTCCGGAGAGAATTACCCGGTTCCCCTAGACTCTAGAGCCTATGTGATGGTTGGGGGCGTGGTAGTCGTTAGAGCTGGAGTCCGTCGAGGATGTGACGGAGGCACGTGCTCCAGAGCCTATGTGGGGGCCAGAATGAGCCCTTCAGCCCCCTAATGGTGAGTCCTTTTGCCACTTGAAATGTCACAGTGAAGATTGCATATGGAAGTAAGGCATTCTCCTTATTTTCTTAGCCCAAGTATTTAATGACGTGAAGTGACAGTGGTATAGTTGATCGGGTAACGTGTAGGTTCACTGGGGGTTTCGTGCCTGCGACCCTTGCACACACCGAAAGGAGGCTCGAGCCATAAATGCGATGAGACATGCGCGCAAAAAAACCAGGGCATCGCGAAAGGATGTTGCAACGCGTATGGGGGTCGACCAGGATGTAACCACGGGCCCTAGGGGAGTAATAGGAAGTGCCGTGAGTAGCGCCTGTGACTGTTCTGTTTCCTTCTCCGGGTGTGCGTGACTGATCAGTTCGGTTATAAAAGTTGGGGTTCACCCAGCTTATCCCTCACTGTCGTGTGAGGGAGCGTATTTCCTTGGCTTGAGTCTgacgccttcttcctcctcatcgttAGAAATAACGATGGCCTCGACTGGTTCGTCACCTCCGACGCCTGCCCTAGATCTTCATGACGTGGTGCCTTTGGAGGAGAGCGATCTCGCGGGCATGCTTGTAAGGCTAGAGCCAGTGCTTGCAAGGTTGGAACCGACGACAATCGTGCTTCCATCCTTGTAGAGGAGACCGCCTCCCACTACTCCGTATCCACCTCCAATCCGAGCGGTTACTCCCGTTGAGATCAACAATATCTCCGGCGATGAAgggtgtaacatcctgagttttagcatgtaaattACTTATAAATTTCACTcgaaattaaaactttttatgtttaattaagctaactaaactcaagaaaatatgtatatgcatatgaatgcatatatatacaatatgtatacattcatatatattagatGGACTAACTATTCCAAAACTTCACTTAATTTCTTTCCAAAATAGTCTCTGCGTTAGATTGAATCATGTGCTTGGTTTGagatttttatggttctttgtgtggagttttgaaattgaatgtcttcAATTTGCAATCTACTCTTAGGTTTTATTCgactcaaatccaattcaaattcaaatcccttgattcaaatcatcttaggaagctcaatattcaagttcaaatcataattcaaatatgtcTATTTGAATTGATCTCAATCCAAAGTCAATTCTGAATTCAAATCACactttgaatttaatcccaaaaccaattttctttcctcttctcctaTTCACCCCGGGCTCAAattctctcccttctctctttcttgTCCCAGTTAGCCCGgctcccttccccttcccccttCCGCGCGCGGCCCAATCGTCTGATCTAACCGGCTGTTCCTCCCTCCCGCATGCTTGGCCCATGCCACCGCGCTGCCGGCCCAGCTCACCCACGTCGTACTGGCCTGCTACCATGTGCGCTCCCGCGGAGCGCGTCACGT from the Phragmites australis chromosome 19, lpPhrAust1.1, whole genome shotgun sequence genome contains:
- the LOC133900606 gene encoding serine/threonine-protein kinase-like protein CCR4, translating into MPPRRPHALFLLVLVVLLLARWRPAAASALSTFALAKADATTIVCGLLPSAASPLLVDLNCTTAGGDHARQETYPSSHPFSALAGGEDFLCAVGPSGARADAVDMRWWDLSKNGGSRSKRVYLGPPLQALSSGAYRVCGVLAGGELHCWRWRGLAVPAGLRFVAVAVGDGFVCGIVEGPPASIRCFGDNPAEEAVAGAPRGGSYDVVAACRRRACALSMAGGLSCWGHDAPALGADAATGYAALALGEGGVCGLRTNGTIRCFGDGVAAPPGSLAGAQYISVQAHGAAFCGVLMANYSLVCWGGREFTATNRLVFGRVMPGPCVPMSSCQCGVLPGSANLCATGLCICMDCAFERNVAAPNASLVPGKSGRSRRTMWIAIGAAVGFLVLLVALQIALLLWCRRRKNGKGDAAGVQQPLMPLRLGSSKGPGSVVEHFTLEALHAATDGFSDDRRIGSGSFGSVYRGTLPSGREVAIKRAEDAAKPSSSAPRPERRRDRETAFNSELTALARANHKNIVCLLGCCADSGERVLVYEFMANGTLHDQLHSRSPLAPPVASWCGRLTIALGAARGIEYMHVYAVPPIMHLDVKSANILLDDSWTAKIADFGLSSVLDADAGACGDNGSPPEPLYTGGTVGYMDPEYYRLQHLTDKSDVYSFGVVLLELMSGCRVVQRYAESVTPKNVVEFAVPLILADDVARVLDPRLPTPTPDEAEALAYVGYLAADCVGPVGCDRPSMTEVVDALERALAACGVAPLSRVGTARRTLSRSGTDQFDLTDTD